In the Muricauda sp. MAR_2010_75 genome, one interval contains:
- a CDS encoding acyl-CoA dehydrogenase family protein translates to MNFDYSETQKMVAESAKEFAQQYIFPHVMEWDESQTFPVEVFKKAGELGFMGVLVPEELGGSGLGYHEYIAILEEISKVDPAIGLSVAAHNSLCTNHILSFGNEEQKQRWIPKLATAEWIGAWGLTEHNTGSDAGGMNTTAVKDGDHWILNGAKNFITHGISGDIAVVIVRTGEKGDSHGMTAFAIEKGTPGFSSGKKEDKLGMRASETAELIFTDCRIPDANRLGEVGDGFIQSMKVLDGGRISIGALSLGVSKGAYEAALKYSKERVQFGKPISEFQGVSFKLADMATEIEASELLLHKAAFLKNEGRPMTKFSAMCKMYASEVCVKIANDAVQIHGGYGYTKDFPVEKFYRDAKLCTIGEGTTEIQKLVISRNILK, encoded by the coding sequence TTGAACTTTGATTATTCAGAGACCCAGAAGATGGTAGCTGAATCTGCCAAGGAGTTTGCGCAGCAGTACATATTTCCCCATGTTATGGAATGGGATGAATCCCAAACTTTCCCTGTAGAAGTCTTTAAAAAGGCCGGGGAACTTGGTTTTATGGGTGTTTTGGTTCCTGAAGAACTGGGAGGCTCAGGTTTGGGCTATCATGAATATATTGCCATTTTGGAAGAAATTTCAAAAGTGGACCCGGCCATCGGACTGTCCGTGGCAGCACACAATTCCTTGTGCACCAATCACATTTTGTCTTTCGGAAACGAGGAGCAAAAGCAACGCTGGATTCCAAAATTGGCCACTGCGGAGTGGATAGGAGCTTGGGGATTGACGGAGCACAATACGGGTTCGGATGCAGGAGGGATGAACACCACTGCGGTAAAGGACGGTGACCATTGGATTCTTAATGGAGCCAAGAACTTTATTACCCATGGCATTAGTGGTGACATCGCTGTTGTGATTGTCAGAACAGGTGAAAAAGGTGACAGTCATGGAATGACCGCTTTTGCCATTGAAAAAGGTACTCCCGGGTTTTCCAGTGGAAAAAAAGAAGATAAACTGGGCATGCGGGCCAGCGAAACCGCAGAACTGATTTTTACGGATTGTAGAATTCCAGATGCCAACCGTTTGGGCGAAGTGGGGGATGGTTTTATCCAATCCATGAAGGTGTTGGATGGAGGGCGAATTTCAATTGGAGCTTTGTCCCTCGGTGTTTCCAAAGGCGCTTACGAAGCGGCGTTGAAATATTCCAAGGAACGGGTGCAGTTTGGGAAGCCCATCAGTGAGTTTCAAGGTGTGTCCTTTAAATTGGCCGATATGGCCACCGAAATCGAAGCATCGGAACTCTTGTTGCACAAGGCCGCTTTCTTGAAGAATGAAGGAAGGCCTATGACCAAGTTCAGTGCCATGTGTAAAATGTACGCCTCCGAAGTTTGCGTTAAGATAGCCAATGACGCTGTGCAGATTCACGGAGGATACGGCTATACCAAGGATTTTCCGGTGGAGAAGTTCTATCGCGATGCCAAGCTTTGCACCATTGGAGAGGGCACTACCGAAATCCAAAAATTGGTGATTTCCAGAAATATTTTGAAGTAA
- a CDS encoding amino acid carrier protein encodes MKYFLTLLAFVSLTLGYSQELTVKGKTYNVSDNINDGVIELSVEGGVEPYSYKWSNQSTPLTSKRAQGLVEGIPYSVVVTDAAGNSVTQEYKVETESITEVFNGTMTPAVGALGAVLFWDPFGAIGIYDPVAYADVKLIGIPDWSNETQDRFVLKQWLKSEGQSVAVGDDIAVITSDNEGDITIKATAKGKLIHKVDEGKVIYNSENLEHVIEQGAHYFAEIEYDEPIAMVHPNGDPIVKGIPFIVIWLVFGALFFTLRMGFINIRGFRHSLDLAKGKYDDPDAPGQVTHFQALATAVSGTVGLGNIAGVAVAVSLGGAGATFWMIVCGLLGMSSKFVECTLGVKYRDILPDGRVFGGPMNYLRYGLEKRNLKGFGKVLAGLFAVLAIGASFGGGNMFQANQSFEQLAGQFPALAGNGFWFGVVTAILVGVVIIGGINSIARVTGKVVPIMASIYIVAALAVIIMNIQNIGPAFSAIVDGAFSPSALKGGILGVLVIGFQRAAFSNEAGVGSAAIAHSTAKTNNPPSEGFVALLEPFIDTVVVCTLTALVLIFTGMHEVEGMAGAQLTSDAFGSQISWFPYVLAVAVFLFAFSTMISWSYYGMRAWTYLFGKSKRSEMLYKMLFLIFVVVGASVSLGAVLDFSDMMILAMSFPNIIGLYIMSGEVREDLNNYLKKLKSNQLFKKAVVDK; translated from the coding sequence CAAAACTTATAACGTGTCCGATAATATCAACGATGGGGTCATAGAGCTTTCTGTGGAAGGCGGAGTTGAACCCTATTCCTACAAATGGAGCAACCAGAGCACGCCACTCACTTCCAAAAGAGCCCAAGGCTTGGTCGAGGGAATACCCTACAGCGTAGTGGTCACAGATGCCGCTGGCAATTCCGTTACCCAGGAATATAAGGTTGAAACAGAATCGATCACTGAAGTTTTCAACGGAACAATGACACCGGCAGTAGGTGCATTGGGGGCTGTTTTGTTTTGGGACCCCTTTGGGGCCATCGGTATTTACGACCCAGTTGCCTATGCTGATGTTAAACTTATAGGAATACCGGACTGGAGCAACGAAACCCAAGACCGGTTTGTACTTAAACAATGGTTGAAGAGTGAAGGACAAAGTGTTGCTGTTGGAGATGACATTGCGGTCATCACAAGTGACAATGAGGGAGATATTACCATTAAAGCCACGGCAAAGGGTAAATTGATTCATAAGGTTGATGAAGGAAAAGTCATTTACAATTCTGAAAATCTAGAACATGTTATTGAGCAGGGAGCTCATTATTTTGCCGAGATAGAATACGATGAGCCCATAGCCATGGTGCATCCCAATGGGGATCCCATTGTTAAGGGAATTCCCTTTATAGTAATCTGGCTTGTTTTTGGTGCCCTGTTTTTCACCCTTCGAATGGGCTTCATCAATATTCGTGGATTTAGACACTCCCTTGATTTGGCAAAAGGTAAATACGATGATCCTGATGCACCCGGGCAAGTAACACACTTCCAAGCATTGGCAACTGCCGTATCCGGTACCGTTGGGCTTGGAAACATTGCGGGTGTGGCCGTGGCCGTGTCCTTGGGGGGTGCTGGTGCAACTTTTTGGATGATCGTATGTGGTCTGTTGGGGATGTCTTCCAAGTTTGTGGAATGTACCCTTGGAGTGAAATATCGGGATATTTTACCCGATGGTAGGGTATTCGGTGGTCCTATGAACTATCTCCGCTACGGACTTGAAAAACGAAACTTGAAAGGCTTTGGAAAGGTATTGGCCGGTTTGTTTGCCGTATTGGCCATTGGTGCTTCCTTTGGGGGAGGAAACATGTTCCAGGCCAATCAATCCTTTGAGCAACTTGCAGGACAATTTCCAGCCTTGGCTGGTAATGGCTTCTGGTTTGGGGTGGTTACGGCCATTCTTGTTGGGGTTGTTATCATTGGAGGAATCAACAGTATTGCCCGTGTAACTGGAAAAGTGGTGCCCATTATGGCATCTATCTACATTGTGGCTGCATTGGCCGTCATTATAATGAACATCCAGAACATAGGACCCGCATTTTCTGCCATTGTGGACGGCGCTTTCAGTCCATCCGCATTAAAAGGTGGTATTTTGGGTGTTTTGGTCATAGGATTTCAGCGTGCTGCATTTTCCAATGAAGCTGGGGTTGGTTCCGCAGCCATTGCGCACAGTACCGCAAAAACCAACAACCCCCCATCTGAAGGGTTTGTAGCCTTGTTGGAGCCTTTTATTGATACCGTTGTAGTGTGTACTTTAACAGCCTTGGTGCTTATTTTTACAGGGATGCACGAAGTGGAAGGTATGGCGGGGGCTCAATTGACCTCTGATGCTTTTGGCAGCCAAATATCTTGGTTCCCTTATGTGTTGGCCGTGGCTGTGTTCCTTTTCGCATTTTCAACCATGATTTCTTGGTCATACTATGGGATGAGAGCATGGACCTATCTTTTTGGAAAGAGCAAGCGTTCTGAAATGTTATACAAAATGTTGTTCCTGATATTTGTAGTGGTTGGGGCTTCGGTAAGTTTGGGAGCAGTTCTTGATTTTTCCGATATGATGATTTTGGCCATGTCCTTTCCTAACATAATTGGTCTGTACATCATGTCTGGAGAGGTGAGAGAGGACTTGAACAACTATCTCAAAAAATTAAAATCCAATCAGCTCTTTAAAAAAGCTGTTGTCGATAAATAA
- a CDS encoding tyrosine-type recombinase/integrase, whose protein sequence is MSVQAFISYLQLEKNYSKHTIQAYGMDIREFSSFCAKHHDAVSIIDIGYPMVRNWIVHLSTNEVSNRTINRKISSLRAYYRFLLKVGEISASPLAKHKALKTQKKVEVPFSEHEMEEILGEIPFADDFEGTRDKLIIELLYATGMRRAELVNLKLADIDFSTNTLKVLGKRNKERILPLLPSTTVHLKTYLESRAKLEEVKDAAFLLLTNGGLKIYETLVYRTINKYFSLVSPKVKKSPHILRHTFATHLLNRGADLNSVKELLGHSSLASTQVYTHNSIAELKKVHQKAHPRNKE, encoded by the coding sequence ATGTCCGTACAAGCGTTCATATCTTATCTGCAATTGGAGAAAAACTACTCCAAACATACCATTCAAGCGTATGGGATGGATATTCGGGAATTTTCAAGTTTTTGCGCTAAGCACCACGATGCCGTATCCATAATTGATATTGGTTATCCGATGGTCAGGAACTGGATTGTCCATTTGTCCACCAATGAAGTTTCCAATAGGACCATAAATAGAAAAATATCTTCCCTTCGGGCTTACTATAGGTTTCTTTTGAAGGTGGGTGAGATTTCTGCTTCTCCATTGGCAAAGCACAAAGCCCTAAAAACCCAAAAAAAGGTTGAGGTGCCCTTCTCCGAACATGAAATGGAAGAAATACTTGGGGAAATACCATTTGCTGATGATTTCGAAGGAACCCGCGACAAGCTCATTATAGAACTACTGTATGCTACGGGAATGCGAAGGGCGGAACTGGTCAATTTAAAGTTGGCTGATATTGATTTTTCCACGAATACACTAAAAGTATTGGGTAAGCGGAATAAGGAGCGAATCCTTCCGTTGCTACCCTCCACGACTGTTCATTTAAAAACCTATTTGGAAAGTCGCGCCAAGCTTGAAGAGGTGAAGGATGCGGCTTTTCTTTTACTGACCAATGGGGGTCTTAAAATTTATGAAACACTTGTATATCGTACTATAAATAAGTATTTTAGTTTAGTGTCTCCCAAGGTAAAAAAGAGCCCACATATTTTAAGGCACACCTTTGCAACGCACTTGCTGAATAGGGGGGCAGATTTGAATTCAGTCAAGGAATTATTGGGTCACTCCAGTTTGGCATCCACTCAAGTGTACACGCACAACAGCATTGCCGAACTCAAGAAAGTACACCAAAAGGCCCATCCAAGAAACAAGGAATAG
- the rpsU gene encoding 30S ribosomal protein S21, whose translation MLIIPVKEGENIDRALKRFKRKFDKTGTMRQLRTRQQFTKPSVQRRAEIQKAQYIQSLRDQEEV comes from the coding sequence ATGTTGATAATACCAGTAAAAGAAGGAGAGAATATAGATAGAGCTTTAAAGCGTTTCAAGCGTAAGTTCGATAAGACCGGTACCATGCGTCAGTTGAGAACCAGACAGCAGTTTACCAAACCTTCTGTACAGCGCAGAGCTGAAATTCAAAAAGCACAGTACATCCAGAGCTTGAGAGATCAAGAAGAAGTATAA
- the hpf gene encoding ribosome hibernation-promoting factor, HPF/YfiA family produces MKVNAQSVNFVADGKLLDFIQKRMDKLELFYDKVIDSDVYLKVENTSAKENKIVEIMVSVPRDKIVVKKQCKSFEEAVDSACSSLERQLVKKKEKLRAKV; encoded by the coding sequence ATGAAAGTAAATGCACAATCGGTAAATTTTGTAGCTGATGGTAAGCTTCTCGATTTTATCCAAAAGCGAATGGATAAATTGGAATTGTTCTATGACAAGGTCATAGATTCGGATGTTTATTTAAAAGTGGAGAACACTAGTGCTAAAGAGAATAAGATTGTGGAAATTATGGTCTCGGTACCCAGGGATAAGATTGTTGTAAAAAAACAGTGTAAGTCTTTTGAGGAGGCGGTTGATTCAGCTTGCAGTTCCTTGGAAAGACAATTGGTAAAAAAGAAGGAAAAACTGAGGGCCAAGGTTTGA
- a CDS encoding ComEA family DNA-binding protein, whose product MKGQSHFKFNKQERSGIFFLLLIIFVFQGIYFYVKAQPFSGNPKVVVNTLVQSRLDSLKNVAAKDSVKLFPFNPNYITDYKGYALGMSATEVDRLLAYRATDKFVNSAEEFQQVTLISDSLLATIAPYFKFPKWVNQQKNKSEFVSASQKETPKGIRDLNKATAEELRAINGIGETFSNRIIKFRDRLGGFLVNEQLQDVYGLEPAVVKRALEQFRVMDAPTIQKININKATVEQLAQLVYIDYDLAREIVSYRETNGPFTTLDELKRLKSFPADRIERIKLYLTL is encoded by the coding sequence ATGAAAGGACAATCCCACTTCAAGTTCAACAAACAAGAACGAAGTGGGATTTTCTTTTTGCTGCTCATTATTTTTGTTTTCCAAGGGATATATTTTTACGTAAAAGCGCAACCTTTTAGCGGAAACCCAAAAGTTGTTGTCAATACCCTGGTCCAATCTCGGCTGGATAGCCTTAAGAATGTCGCTGCAAAAGATTCAGTAAAGCTCTTTCCCTTCAATCCCAATTACATAACGGACTATAAAGGTTATGCATTAGGAATGTCAGCCACTGAAGTTGACCGATTATTGGCCTATCGAGCAACGGATAAGTTTGTGAATTCAGCTGAAGAGTTTCAGCAAGTCACCCTAATTTCAGATTCACTGCTTGCTACAATTGCACCATATTTTAAGTTTCCGAAATGGGTGAATCAGCAGAAAAATAAATCTGAATTTGTTTCGGCATCACAAAAGGAAACCCCAAAAGGTATTAGGGACTTGAACAAGGCAACTGCTGAGGAGCTTAGAGCAATAAACGGGATTGGCGAAACCTTTTCTAACCGAATCATAAAATTTAGGGACAGGCTTGGGGGCTTTTTGGTCAACGAACAATTGCAGGATGTATATGGACTTGAACCTGCTGTGGTCAAAAGGGCACTGGAACAGTTTCGGGTAATGGATGCACCAACTATTCAGAAAATCAATATAAATAAGGCAACGGTGGAACAGTTGGCCCAGTTGGTTTATATTGACTATGATTTGGCGAGGGAAATTGTCTCATATCGTGAAACCAATGGGCCTTTTACCACATTGGACGAATTAAAGCGGCTTAAGTCGTTTCCAGCGGATAGGATTGAGAGAATTAAGCTATATTTGACTTTATAA